ATGGTTTGCCCTAACAGTTTCAGGCACATCACCCCAATGATGATAGACACCGGTATGGTGATAATCACAATGTAGGCGCTGCGGCGGTCGCCCAGGAACAACAGTACCATCAGCGCAGTGAGCACCGCACCAATAACCCCTTCGCTGACAAGGCTTTTCACAGCGTTTACCACATATACGCTCTGGTCAAAAACAAAAGATATTTTTACATCTTCCGGTAATAATTTCTGAATATCCGGTAATGCTTTTTTCAGGTTTTTTACAACTGTCCAGGTAGATGCATCCGCCGTTTTGATGACGGGCAGGTATACAGAACGTTTGCCATTGATCACGGCATAACTGCTGGTGATATCTGCTGCATCTTCCACCTTCGCCACATCGCGTACAAACACGGTGGGGCCTTCACCCTGCACCAGCGGAATATTTTCAAACTCCTTGACCGTACGCAACACCGTATTGGCAGGTGTCATGTAGGTGATATCACCGATACGTACGTTGCCGGCAGGAGAAATCTGGTTATTATCTTTCACTGCTGCTACCACCTGGTCGGGGGTGAGGTGATGGCTGCGCATCAGCGCGGGGTCTACATGGATAACAATCGTACGGGAGTTACCGCCAAAGGGAGCTGGTGAAGTAAGACCACCGATACGACTGAAAGAAGGCCGTACTACCGTCATCGCCAGATCCTGCAACTGGTTATTACTGCGGGTAGGGCTGCTCAGTGCCAACTGTCCGATAGGCAGCGTGGAGGCATCGAAGCGGATGATGAAAGGCGGCTGTGTACCGGAGGGCATAGAAGAAAAGGCACGATTGGCCATCGCAGTTACCTCTGCCGCTGCTTGTGCCATGTTCGTTCCTTCATAGAAGGTGATCTTCATCATGGTAAGCCCCTGGATATTTTTTGCCTCAATATCCCTTACTCCCGTTACATACAGGAAAAGGTTCTGATAGTTGGTGCCGATAAACCCTTCCATCTGCTGGGGCGACATACCGCCATATGGCTGCGACACATAAATGGCCGGCAGATTCAGGTCGGGAAAAATGTCAATCTTTATATCCCGCATGGACGAAATACCAAAAAACAACAGTCCCACCACTACTACCATGATGGCTATCGGTTTTTGTAAAGCGGTTCTTATCAGGTTCATATCGTTCTTATTGAGAAATGGGTGCTGTTTGCTAAAAGCATTTACAGCTGGTTCAGAAAGAGTTGCAGGTCGCCTACAGTGGCCGATTTATACAAAATGGCCTGCCATACTCCGTTGTAGGCAATATCCCTTTCGGTTTCTGCCCGGTTTATATTGTACAGCGCCTGCGACAGGTCAGCAATATCTGACAGGCCGTTTTCATACAGGGTGCTTTTCTGCAAAAACGCATCGCTGGCGGCTTTCAGGCCAACAGGTGCTTCCCGGTATTTTTTCACGGCGTTTTCAATCTGCTCTTCCGACAACTTCAGCTGATGTTGCAAACGGCTGTATGTTTGATTGTATTCATTCTTCAATCCTTCGGTGGTATACTGCTGGCGTACTACCTGCGAATGTGTTCTCCAGAGATCCGTTACCGTCCACGACAGGTTCAGCCCTACCAGGTAGTTGGAACGCTGTGGATGAATACCGGCCCAGTATCCCTGGCTGTAACTGTTCAGGTTAGCAGCGCCATAATCATCATCAAAGCCTGATCCCCGGGTTTGCATAACGCCCATGAAAGATAAACGGGGCATCACATTTTTGCTGATGAATACCTGGTTGGCTTCACTCAGCGAAATGCGGCTGCCAAATAATTTCAGGAGCGGTTGCTGTTTCAGTGATGAGGAGTCCTGTGCTGAAACCGTTTCCAGCAGTTGATTCGGTATTTTAGTCACGAATGTGGAATCCAGGATGAAGTCCTGTGGTGGTACATCCATCATTTCAGCCAGTTTATTGCTTTGTGCCTGTTCGTAGTTTCTCGCGTCAATGAGGGTAAGCTTTGCTTTTGAAACTTCCGCGTTGGCAATGGAACTGTCTACACCGGCCGTAAGCCCGTTTAATGCACGGGTGATGATGGTATGTTGCAATTGCTGCGCGCGTTTCAGGTTTGATTCCATGGAACCCCGCAAACGCTGTGCAGCAAGGAGATTCAGATAAGATCCTGCTATCCGCACCTGTTGTTCAAATTTTTCCTGCTCCAGGTCGGCGGTATTGGTATTGAGTAATTCCTTTGCTACATCCACTTTGGCAGTTCTGCGGCCAAAGGTGACTACATCCCAGCTAACGTTTGCAAGATAAAGACCACCGAAGGCAGCATTCCAGTTCTGTGAAGGCAAGGCCGGGCCGGAAGCACCGGTACTCCAACCTTTATAACCCCACATGGTTCCGCTTTGTCCGTTTACTGTTCCGTAGCTGTTTTGCGCAGAAAGGTTCAGGTCCGGGAGAAATTCTCTTTTTACAGCACTGATATTTTCAGTGGCTGCCTTGGCATAGTTTTCTTTTGCTTTTATGGACTGATAATTTTTCAATCCGGTCTGCAATGCTTCCTGCAACGTGAGTGGCCGGGATTGTGCCTTCACCGCTGCCGAACTGCAACCCACTGCCAATACAAGCAGTAAAAGCGGTTTCCACATGTTCATACGTTAATCAATAGCGTCTAAAAAAAGCCGTTAGTAAGGGCGGAGTAAAAAATTAGTATGCAAATGTACACTGGGGGGTTCGCTCCTTGTTAGGACAATTCAGCTATTGACTTGTACTATTTGAACATCATGTCACGGAAATCCTGGGGGGAAATACCGGTATTATTTTTGAAAAAACGGCTAAAGTAGGCAGGGTCCTCAAATCCAAGCTCATAGCAGATCTCCTTGACACTTTTATGACTAAAGGCCAGGTTTCTTTTGGATTCCAGTACAATCCGGTCATGAAGTAATTCGGTGACGGTACGGCCGGTCGTTTCTTTGGTGATTTCGTTGAGCCTTTTGGGTGTAAGGGCAAAAGCATTGGCATAAAAGGCTACCTGGTGCTCGCTTTGATAATGTCCTTCCAGCAGGCGGCGCAGCTGCACTACCCTGGCATCATGACTGAGCGGCATCATGGTTTCTGTGGCATTGCGCTTTTTTTCCCGTTCGGCCAGCAGCAGGAATGCATTGAGATAATGTTTTACAATACCCCTGTTACAACCGGAGCAGCTCAGTTCCCTGTTCATCAGCTCCACTAGTCCCATAAAGGATTTCGACGTGTTTTCACTGATGGTGATAGGCCCGTACCCATGCCAGTTATCGAAGAGGTTGGAGAAGTCGTACAACGTCTCCTTATCATGTTTATTGGTAAAGTAAAAAGTTTCGGTAAAAACGATGAAATGTCCTTCCCGCTCGCAATCCAGCTGATGTACCTGTCCGGGGCGGAGCAGGAACAGCATATTATCTTCTACCTCATACCATACGAAATCCACCATATGACGGCCTTTCGCTTTGGTAAACCATAAAATCTGGAAATGATCGTGGCGGTGGGGCAGATTTGTGAGCGCAGTAGTAACCGTACCCAAAGGGGAAATATTGAACTGTCCTTTCAAAGACAGCTGCTGATAAGGTATGTCTATCCCTTTGTTCGCTAACATAAGAAATTCAAATTTACGGCTTTAAGTTCTATTTGCGCGCCTCTCCATTAACCGTTCGTGGAATTTAATGTAGCTTTAAGGTTGCGGCAATATTACCCCGCAGGTTTACTAACTTTGCACCTGCAGGAAAACAAAAAAATGTATGCAACTTTATTGCAACTCTATTACAGAATACAAACGACTGGCCACACTGGAAGTAAAAGCAGGTGACTTATTACTGGGCAATTTCAATCCGATACGGATCCAGACGATGACCACCACAGACACCATGGATACCGCCGGCACGGTGGCACAAACCATCCGCTGCATCGAGGCGGGCGCCGAACTGGTGCGTATTACCGCTCCCAGCAAAAATGAAGCGGAAAACCTGCTGGTCATCAAAAAAGAATTACGCAGACAGGGATATACCACCCCACTGGTAGCCGATATTCACTTTACGCCCAATGCCGCGGAAATAGCCGCCCGCATCGTGGAAAAAGTAAGGGTGAACCCGGGTAATTATGTAGATAAAAAGAAGTTTGAAACAATTGACTATACCGACGCAGAATACAACGAAGAGATTGATCGCATCCGCGAAAGATTCAGCCCGTTGGTAAACATCTGCCGGGAATATGGCACTGCCATGCGCATAGGCACCAATCACGGCTCGCTGAGCGATCGCATCATGAGCCGCTACGGTGACACCCCTATGGGAATGGTGGAAAGTGCGATGGAGTTTTTACGCATCGCGGAAGATCTTCACTACCGTAATATTGTGCTGAGCATGAAAGCCAGCAACCCACAGGTAATGGTGCAGGCATACCGGCTGCTGGTACAAACCATGCAACAGGAACTGGGCCACTGCTACCCGCTGCACCTCGGCGTTACAGAAGCCGGCGACGGAGAAGATGGCCGCATTAAATCGGCTATCGGTATCGGTACCTTGCTGGAAGATGGCGTAGGCGATACCATCCGGGTTTCGCTGACAGAAGATCCTGAATTTGAATTGCCCGTATGCCGGGATATTGTGAAGAGATATACCAACAGGGATAAAGAACAACCCGTTTCCACTTCCCCGATAACAACCCTTCCTTACTCGCCCTTTACATACAAACGCAGGGAAAGCAACAGTATCGGGAATATGGGAGAAAAACAGGTGCCGGTAGTTATTGCAGACTACAGGGGAAGATCACCGTTACAGCCGGCAGACCTTAACGCTATCGGCTATACGTACGATGCCGCTACTGATAAATGGAACATTGCAGATGCTGCAGCAGATTATATTTATACCGGCCAACACATACCCGGCTTTGCATTGCCCGGCACCCTCCAGGTGATCGTGGATGCAGCGTACTGGCAAACCAGCGGCAACAAACAAAATTGTATTCCTTATTTCGATACCGCTTCCTATCTGAAAGCACAGCAGGAAGGGCATACAGGCGCAAAGAATTTTGTAGCCGTGTCATGTGACAACCTGGATACTTCCCTGTTCTCCGACCTGCTCTCCCACTTCAGCGATCCGTCATTTGCGGGCAGTACTATCCTGGTGGCTTCCGCTACCGGTAGTAATGCCATGACTGCCGTAAGAAGTTTATTTATACGGCTTGCAGAAAATAATATAGCCGTTCCCGTTATTATACACAGTATCAGTCATCAACCGGTGATGGATGAACACCTGATCCATCATGCCACCGAAGCCGGCGCCTTGCTGCTCGATGGTTTTGGTGATGGACTCTGGTTAACCAACCAGAAAAATGATCCGGCCCAACAGGCCACGCTGAATAATATCGCGTTCGGTATCCTGCAGGCTACCCGCACCCGCATCTCTAAAACAGAATATATTTCCTGTCCTTCCTGTGGCCGTACACTATTTGATTTACAAGAAACAACCGCCCGCATCCGGGCTGTTACCCATCATCTTAAAGGAGTTAAGATTGCGATCATGGGCTGTATCGTGAACGGACCGGGCGAAATGGCCGATGCCGACTTTGGCTATGTAGGCAGCGGTGTAGGAAAGATCACCCTGTACCGGGGCAAGGAAGTCGTAAAGCGTGGGCTCAACAGCGATGTGGCAGTGAATGAACTGATCAACCTTATCCGCGATAATGGCATGTGGGTAGAGAAAAACTGATATTAAATATTGCTTAAAATGTAGAGGGGTATGCTTTATCAATGAATAAAAAATCTTAATTTTTGGTAAAACATACTGTATGAAAAAGTTCCTCATAGGAATGCTGGCCATGTTCATGGGATTAACCGTAGCCATGGCCCAAACACCTGCCACCCCCACTGCCAAGAAAGAAGTAAAAACAGCTAAAGTAAAAACGGAAAAGAAAGCAGCAACGGCTACACCGGTTGCTTCCGCAGACACCAAGCTGAAAAAAGACGGCACACCGGATAAGCGGTATAAAGAAAATAAAAACGCTGCCACTACATCAGGTCCTAAAAAGAAAGACGGCACACCTGATATGCGCTACAAATCAAACAACAAAACCGCAGGCAAGAAAAAAGCATAACGAATCAAATCACATAAGGATTAAGGGGCAACAAATATTTGTCGCCCCTTAATCCTTATTTTTTTATCTTTACCCACCTAACTAGTTGATAATCTATTGATAGCGAAAGGCGCTATCATATTCCATCACTTGTTACGCAAACTATTTACCTCAAATCCGTATTTTTATTACATGTTCGATTTCAGACTCAGGGTGTTTCATACCGTTGCCAAGAGGCTCAGCTTCACCAAGGCTGCAGAAGAATTATACATCTCACAACCAGCCGTCACCAAGCATATTCATGAACTGGAGCAGCAGCTGGGCATGGCCCTGTTTGAAAGGATCGGTAACCGGATAAAACTAACGAGGGCGGGACAGCTGGTGATGCATCATGCTGAAATAATTTTTACCGATTACCGCAACCTGGAATATGAAGTAAATCAGCTAAAACATACACAGGGCGGGGTTCTTGCCATAGGCGCCAGTAGCACTATTGCACAATACCTGATCCCTCCCCTGCTGGCAAAATTCAATCAACGGTACCCGGATGTTAAAACATCGCTCACCAACGGTAATACAGAACAGATAGAGCAGGCCCTTTTTGAAAAAAGTATCCTGCTGGGTATTATCGAAGGCAGTTCTAAAAATCCGCTGCTGAAGTATGTGGAATTTGCCAAAGATGAAATCGTACTGGTGGGCAACATAAAGCACCAATACGGCAACGGCGAGCCGCTGACAGCCGCTGAGCTTAAAACAATTCCCCTGCTCATGCGTGAACATGGTTCCGGTACCCTGGAAGTGATCACCGATGAACTGAAACGTTTGAAACTGAAGATCACAGACCTGAATGTGGCCATGTATATGGGTAGTACGGAAAGCATTAAATCTTACCTGCATCATGCTCCCTGCGCCGCTTTTATTTCGCTGCAAACAGTACAGCGGGAACTGGAAGCGGGCGAATTTACGATTCTGCCTGTGAAAAATTTCCGGGTGTTCAGGAAGCTCCACTTCACTTATCTGCAAGGCTTGCAGGATAAGCTGGCACAGCTTTTCATCAAGTTTGCCAAACAGCATATTACCGGTCCTAACGCTAACGTATAAACGTTATTTTTTCAACAACCGCCATCGCAGTAGTTCACCGTTATTACCTGCGGGTTGCATCCCCAGTTTCTGCAATACTTTCATGGAAGGAATATTGGTGACGTCGCATTCTGCTACTACCCTTTTCACATATGGTTGCTGAAATGCCCAGCCGATCAGTGCCGCGGCGGCCTCCTGCATATACCCCTGGTTGCGGTATTCCGGCAACAGGGAATAACCTATTTCCACCAGCCCGTTTTTATCGGGGCGGCCTTTAAAGCCTACATCTCCCAGCACCGCTTTGTCTTTAGCCGACACAATGATCCATAATAACCAGGGGAAAGACCGGGGATCATCCTGCAACAATTCAATCAGGTGGGGTAACAATTCTTTCAGATCGGCCTGTGGCCATTCGGGAGGAATGTGTGCATCCAGTGATGTTACAGCGTGTTGGTCATGCAAATAAATTTCCGTTATAAGGGGTAACCGGCAAGGATATATCAGTAATCTCGGTGTTTGTAGGGGTAACATAATAACAGTGGTTTACATCAAAAAAAACAGCTATCTGCTGCCGGTCTTTATCGCCTGGGTATCCAGCTCTTCTCCTGCTTTCAGTATATGGATCTGCAATTGTTCCTGGTCTTTTGTCAATGCTTTGAATTGCTCCGGCGTACCGGTCAGAGAGGCCATGGTACCGTAGTGACAGGGTATTACATGTTTCACTTTGAGTAGCCGGGTGGCGAAAGCGGCTTCCAGTGGCCCCATGGTAAAGCGGTCGCCAATGGGCAGGATGGCAATATCCGGCTTATAGATCTCTCCAATGAGTGCCATGTCGCCAAACACAGAAGTATCACCGGAATAGTAGATGGAGATATCGTCGCTCATCCGCACAATAAAGCCATTGGTAGTATGTGTGTATCCTATTTTGCCGTCGGGTAAATTGATTTGTGCAAAGTGGAAAGCATTGGTCATTGTCACTTTCATATCCATGGTGGACAGGGTTCCGCCGGCATTCATCGGTTCAAAAACGTGATCCGGTACACCCTGCTCCTGTAAATACATCCGGACCACAGGATTGGCAATTACCTTGGGAGACCTGGTGCGGATGATCTCCACCATTTTACTATCCAGGTGATCGCGGTGGCCATGCGTAATCAGGATCAGGTCTATCTTATCCGGAATGGTAAGCCCCGCCGGGATGGCGGTATTGCCTGTATACCATGGGTCCAGTAATACAATGCGGCCTTCCGGCGTAGTGAGTTGAAAACTGGCATGACCCAACAACTGTATTTTGGTGTATTGCGCGCTCATATAAAAAGCCGTTTAGAATCCTTATCTAAATATACTATTTCTACTTCTTCTACGCACACAGGAGCTTGTTCAAAAAAAATCCTGTACCGGCAATACCGGAACAGGATTTTCTATCTATAGCTGATAAAAACTATTGACGTTGTAATGTATAAGTGATCGCAGCGGCTTTACCTTCAAAATTCAGGTTAGCTTTCCAGGTCATGGTGCTGCCGGCGCCTAATACTTCTACGAGGTAGCCGTCTGTTACATTTTTAGCTTTCACACCACTCAGCAGTTTTTTGAATCCGAACATGGTTACACCGCCTTGTTTGCTCAGTGTCCATACAATGTTCTGTGTAACGGGGCTGCAACCATTTTCAGTAGATGATAAAGTGTAAGAACCGTTGGCATTATTATCGGGGAGGATCCACTGGCTTCCTTTAAAGCAGGCGGCAGATGCTTCATCGAAAACGGTTACTTTGGCGTTATCCGGAATCCCTTCATAACGGATGTCTGTTAATACCCAGTTCCCTTTTACGGCGCTTTTGTTAATGTCCGTGGTCACACCTTGCTTGGGGGAGCAGGATGATCCGAGGATAGCAATCAGTGCCAGAAATAAAGCGGCTAATGATAAATTTTTCATGGAGAATGAATTTGTATGTTTAAATGCTCATGTATTCAACAGCTGTAATCCAATAAGGTTTATACCAGCCGGAATACGGGGCAAGTTCAGCTTTTGCAAGAAACGTACCAAATGAAAATAAGCAGATCAATGGCTGGCCGGCAAAGGATTTGCGACAGCGGGGGATTTCAGTTTAATCAGCACCTCTTCCAACTGGGTGGTCCGGTGATACAGGTACCAGGTGCTGGCAGCCAGTGACATGGACAGGATACACATGGCCACAAAGGCGCAACGCCACCATATACTTACCATAATACTGCGGTTCCAACCGGGATTGGCATTAATGTATACAGGCTCCGGTGGCGTGTATGCATTTGCGTTATTACTGTTGCGGCGGTAATGGTCCTGACTGTGTCCACTATAATCCATCCGTTTGAATATAGCCCGCTTCAGTTTGGCGGGAGGCATCACAGCTTCGTCCAGCACCTGTTCTTCCACCCGCAACTCTACTGCTCCCACTTCCTTTTCCAGTTCAGGGTACAGCATACGCAGATACGTTAGCTCCTCCTCCTGTTCAGGTGTGGCGAGTCCGAGCACATAACGCTCTATTATTCCGCTCTCTATGTAATCTTTTACGTTCAAAATACCGGTTCAAAAAAGCAGGTAAAATATAAATAATAAATACTATATCTATATAGATACGTTACCAACTATCCTTGTGGATTTACAAAATGATAAAATATTTTTACAGAACGTTAAAAACGTTGCTAAAATTATAGGGGGGTGGTATATTCCTGTTGTACCTGCATAACAGCTACAATAGCAGATCTTGCTTCTTCCTGCTCTTTAACCTGACGGTATTTGAGGTAATAGAGGATGGCAAAGAACAGAAAAATTTTAGACAGGATAAAGATGATAATAAAGAAGATCTTCCACCAGCGGTGTACGGAGATATGGCTGCCGTCTTTAGGCAGGATGTTGATAAAAGTATAACTGGAAGAGGTTTCTCCATATCCACCCGCCTGTTCCCAACGGATCTTTTGCAGTACCCGCTCTTTGGTTTGTGCAGGAGGCATAGCCGCCTCATCGAATGCTGCCCTTTCCAGGCGGCGTTCTACAATCTCCACTTCCGTGTCGAGGTCGGGGTATAACCGTCTCATGTGCTCCAGTTCTTCCACTTCAGATTCAGTGGCCAGCCCTAAAACAAACGATTCGATGATACCGCTTTCTATGTAAAATTTTAGTTCCAAGTATCTTTTAAAAATTTTCTGAAGGCTTTCATGGCCGCTTCCAGTATTTCATTTACCTGCCCTTCCGGCATCGCCAGCATGCGGGCTATCGTTGTGATAGATAATCCTTTGAAATAACAAAGTCGGAACACTTGTTGTTCTCTGGGCGGCAATACTACGTAGAATTGTTGCAATATACCTTTCTCTTTTTCCATTAGTTCTGTGCCTGTCAGCGCCGTTTCGGGTAGGGCTTCTTTGATAGCCAACTCCCTGGTTTTGCGCAATAACCAGGCAAATAGGGTGCGATAGCCTGATGTTTTAAATGTTTCAATATGATGAAAAGCCCAGGTAAATACGCGTACGATCACATCATCCGCCCTTTCTTTCATAGGTACCAACTGTAGCACCATACCGTAAAGCGCGCCTGCATAGCGATCATATAACAGCTCTTTCGCGGCAGGATCTCCTATCATCAGTCGCTCTACAAGCACATGCTCATTTATATGTGTCAGATCTCTCCGCAAAAAAAGTTGTGCTACCGTTTAGGAGTGCTAATATATAAAATTTGTTAATAGGTCCGCTATTATTGCAGAAATGAATTTACTAACATATATAGCTGAAATGGACAATTATTTAATAATCAACTATTCCGGCACAATAGTGTTATCTATCTAAAGTAAAAATATCACCATGCACTGTAAAACCTATCTGCTCGCCGCATGTACGCTGGCAGCGGCTTCCTGTGGCAACGGCGCCGGCAATACTACCGCTGATTCTGCAACAGCAGACAGCGATGCTGATACTGTCATGGCAGCCCATGCCGATTCGGGTACCAGCCTGGATGTACAACCACTTACCGGCTACTTTGTGAAGAATAACATCCAGGTAAGCGATAGCCTCACCTTCTGGATCATAGATAACCCGGCTACCTTCGACAGCCTTTTCGGCATGGCCAAAACGATGAACAATAAAATTGACAACCCTGATTTTGGCACCCACGTGGTAGTAGCGGCCACTATGCCCGCCACTTTCTATGGCACGGAAATCCAGCTGGCATCCGCTACTTCCGACGATCAGAATAATGCGGAACTTCATTTTGTGGCGCCGGCAGGCAACGGGAAAAGCTCCTCATCCGCTACACCGCTATGGCTGGGAAGTATCCCTAAAACCGGCAAAAGTACCATCAAACTATATACAGGGGATCACTTAACGAAAACGGTTAATGAACTGGAATAAACATCGTCCCGGTCATTTAAACCGTTGTGCCACCACCTCCTTCCTGTAAGCAAAGAGCCCTTCCAGATAATAAAAGCGCCGGCACAGAGGTTTGACAGTCCTCCCCGTAAGGGCGCCTACATTTACTTTATGCTTTCATGGCTTTTCGTAAGTTTGTACAATATTTTAATCCGACCGGTAACATGTATCAATATATCAGGAGCTGGGCATTCTGGCTGATTTTTATAGTAGTATCCAATTCATTAACACGCTGCGCCAACATTGTGCCGCCAAGCGGAGGGCCGCGTGACAGTCTGCCGCCGGTGCTGCTGGCAGTAAATCCAAAGGATTCCTCCCTGCATTTCAAAAGCAAAAAGGTGTCTTTTGTATTCGATGAATATGT
The Chitinophaga sp. MM2321 DNA segment above includes these coding regions:
- a CDS encoding TolC family protein, coding for MWKPLLLLVLAVGCSSAAVKAQSRPLTLQEALQTGLKNYQSIKAKENYAKAATENISAVKREFLPDLNLSAQNSYGTVNGQSGTMWGYKGWSTGASGPALPSQNWNAAFGGLYLANVSWDVVTFGRRTAKVDVAKELLNTNTADLEQEKFEQQVRIAGSYLNLLAAQRLRGSMESNLKRAQQLQHTIITRALNGLTAGVDSSIANAEVSKAKLTLIDARNYEQAQSNKLAEMMDVPPQDFILDSTFVTKIPNQLLETVSAQDSSSLKQQPLLKLFGSRISLSEANQVFISKNVMPRLSFMGVMQTRGSGFDDDYGAANLNSYSQGYWAGIHPQRSNYLVGLNLSWTVTDLWRTHSQVVRQQYTTEGLKNEYNQTYSRLQHQLKLSEEQIENAVKKYREAPVGLKAASDAFLQKSTLYENGLSDIADLSQALYNINRAETERDIAYNGVWQAILYKSATVGDLQLFLNQL
- a CDS encoding helix-turn-helix domain-containing protein, whose translation is MLANKGIDIPYQQLSLKGQFNISPLGTVTTALTNLPHRHDHFQILWFTKAKGRHMVDFVWYEVEDNMLFLLRPGQVHQLDCEREGHFIVFTETFYFTNKHDKETLYDFSNLFDNWHGYGPITISENTSKSFMGLVELMNRELSCSGCNRGIVKHYLNAFLLLAEREKKRNATETMMPLSHDARVVQLRRLLEGHYQSEHQVAFYANAFALTPKRLNEITKETTGRTVTELLHDRIVLESKRNLAFSHKSVKEICYELGFEDPAYFSRFFKNNTGISPQDFRDMMFK
- the ispG gene encoding (E)-4-hydroxy-3-methylbut-2-enyl-diphosphate synthase; translated protein: MQLYCNSITEYKRLATLEVKAGDLLLGNFNPIRIQTMTTTDTMDTAGTVAQTIRCIEAGAELVRITAPSKNEAENLLVIKKELRRQGYTTPLVADIHFTPNAAEIAARIVEKVRVNPGNYVDKKKFETIDYTDAEYNEEIDRIRERFSPLVNICREYGTAMRIGTNHGSLSDRIMSRYGDTPMGMVESAMEFLRIAEDLHYRNIVLSMKASNPQVMVQAYRLLVQTMQQELGHCYPLHLGVTEAGDGEDGRIKSAIGIGTLLEDGVGDTIRVSLTEDPEFELPVCRDIVKRYTNRDKEQPVSTSPITTLPYSPFTYKRRESNSIGNMGEKQVPVVIADYRGRSPLQPADLNAIGYTYDAATDKWNIADAAADYIYTGQHIPGFALPGTLQVIVDAAYWQTSGNKQNCIPYFDTASYLKAQQEGHTGAKNFVAVSCDNLDTSLFSDLLSHFSDPSFAGSTILVASATGSNAMTAVRSLFIRLAENNIAVPVIIHSISHQPVMDEHLIHHATEAGALLLDGFGDGLWLTNQKNDPAQQATLNNIAFGILQATRTRISKTEYISCPSCGRTLFDLQETTARIRAVTHHLKGVKIAIMGCIVNGPGEMADADFGYVGSGVGKITLYRGKEVVKRGLNSDVAVNELINLIRDNGMWVEKN
- a CDS encoding LysR substrate-binding domain-containing protein, with translation MFDFRLRVFHTVAKRLSFTKAAEELYISQPAVTKHIHELEQQLGMALFERIGNRIKLTRAGQLVMHHAEIIFTDYRNLEYEVNQLKHTQGGVLAIGASSTIAQYLIPPLLAKFNQRYPDVKTSLTNGNTEQIEQALFEKSILLGIIEGSSKNPLLKYVEFAKDEIVLVGNIKHQYGNGEPLTAAELKTIPLLMREHGSGTLEVITDELKRLKLKITDLNVAMYMGSTESIKSYLHHAPCAAFISLQTVQRELEAGEFTILPVKNFRVFRKLHFTYLQGLQDKLAQLFIKFAKQHITGPNANV
- a CDS encoding GNAT family N-acetyltransferase, which codes for MHDQHAVTSLDAHIPPEWPQADLKELLPHLIELLQDDPRSFPWLLWIIVSAKDKAVLGDVGFKGRPDKNGLVEIGYSLLPEYRNQGYMQEAAAALIGWAFQQPYVKRVVAECDVTNIPSMKVLQKLGMQPAGNNGELLRWRLLKK
- a CDS encoding metal-dependent hydrolase produces the protein MSAQYTKIQLLGHASFQLTTPEGRIVLLDPWYTGNTAIPAGLTIPDKIDLILITHGHRDHLDSKMVEIIRTRSPKVIANPVVRMYLQEQGVPDHVFEPMNAGGTLSTMDMKVTMTNAFHFAQINLPDGKIGYTHTTNGFIVRMSDDISIYYSGDTSVFGDMALIGEIYKPDIAILPIGDRFTMGPLEAAFATRLLKVKHVIPCHYGTMASLTGTPEQFKALTKDQEQLQIHILKAGEELDTQAIKTGSR
- a CDS encoding sigma-70 family RNA polymerase sigma factor; this translates as MLVERLMIGDPAAKELLYDRYAGALYGMVLQLVPMKERADDVIVRVFTWAFHHIETFKTSGYRTLFAWLLRKTRELAIKEALPETALTGTELMEKEKGILQQFYVVLPPREQQVFRLCYFKGLSITTIARMLAMPEGQVNEILEAAMKAFRKFLKDTWN